A region of uncultured Desulfobacter sp. DNA encodes the following proteins:
- a CDS encoding caspase family protein, with amino-acid sequence MSFLYIRQLSRQITHRIRITPRVVQILAVILFLHITSFSALSQLSIKTESGQTVGFFNESHALLIGVSDYRNGWPDLESIPGDIKLLEKTLKARGFIVQTVKDPDGKTLKQAYESFINAYGYNPENRLLFYFAGHGHTMDDGSRGYLVPVDAPIPYKDPSNFKRKALDMNQIISWCRQMDAKHALFLFDSCFSGTIFKQRDLPKMPPQISMLTGKPVRQFITAGSAGESVPAKSTFTPAFVDALTYGTADLNKDGFITGTELGVYLQNLSMSYVQQTPQYGKIPDYELSRGDFVFASPGSAASGQAGSGHQPQASLNPGTSQSKRSVEITAIPGNTPPAPLELPETPRVLIHTHGDDDLLALFTAQLESAFMTSGLDYCSTTSIPSLGILASQGKLNANWSEINQYVSDTNAQILVTAQIKKTGSRKIEFYGQKTTLHTATFVIKAVDMASGSLAATPESGQINYTDLNMMQTIQKTVSAGSARLGDNIKNYWKKKRNSN; translated from the coding sequence ATGTCTTTTTTATATATCAGACAACTATCCCGGCAGATAACCCACCGTATCAGGATAACCCCTCGGGTTGTTCAGATCCTTGCAGTGATTCTTTTTCTGCATATCACATCTTTTAGCGCCTTGTCCCAGCTTTCAATAAAGACCGAGTCCGGGCAGACTGTTGGTTTTTTCAATGAGAGCCATGCCCTGCTCATAGGGGTCAGTGATTACCGGAACGGCTGGCCGGATCTGGAAAGTATTCCCGGAGATATCAAACTTCTTGAAAAAACCTTAAAAGCCAGGGGATTTATTGTCCAGACCGTGAAAGACCCCGATGGAAAAACTCTGAAACAGGCCTATGAATCTTTTATCAATGCCTATGGTTATAATCCGGAAAACCGCCTTCTGTTCTATTTCGCAGGCCATGGACACACCATGGATGACGGCAGCCGGGGATATCTGGTGCCTGTGGATGCGCCGATTCCCTACAAAGATCCGTCAAATTTCAAACGCAAGGCCCTGGACATGAACCAGATCATCTCGTGGTGCCGGCAGATGGATGCCAAACATGCGCTGTTTCTCTTTGACTCCTGCTTTTCTGGTACCATATTCAAGCAGCGTGACCTTCCCAAAATGCCGCCTCAAATCAGTATGCTCACGGGCAAACCGGTCCGGCAGTTCATTACCGCAGGCAGTGCCGGGGAAAGTGTTCCAGCAAAATCCACGTTTACACCGGCATTTGTGGATGCTTTAACTTATGGCACCGCAGACCTGAACAAGGATGGATTTATTACCGGCACAGAGCTTGGCGTCTATCTGCAGAATCTGTCCATGTCCTATGTCCAGCAGACGCCACAATATGGAAAAATTCCTGATTATGAATTATCCCGGGGCGATTTTGTTTTTGCCTCACCCGGGTCTGCGGCATCAGGCCAAGCCGGTTCCGGACATCAGCCCCAGGCGTCCCTGAATCCCGGGACATCACAGTCCAAAAGATCGGTGGAGATAACAGCGATTCCGGGCAACACCCCCCCTGCCCCCTTGGAGCTGCCTGAAACCCCAAGAGTTCTGATCCACACCCATGGAGATGATGACCTTTTGGCCCTGTTCACAGCCCAGCTGGAATCTGCGTTCATGACCAGCGGACTGGACTATTGCTCAACAACATCCATTCCCTCTTTGGGCATACTGGCATCCCAAGGCAAACTGAATGCAAACTGGTCGGAAATCAATCAGTACGTTTCCGACACCAATGCCCAGATCCTGGTAACGGCCCAGATAAAAAAAACCGGTTCCAGAAAAATTGAATTCTATGGCCAGAAGACCACGCTTCATACGGCAACCTTTGTTATTAAAGCTGTGGATATGGCCTCGGGCAGCCTTGCCGCCACACCGGAAAGCGGTCAGATCAACTATACGGATCTGAACATGATGCAAACTATACAAAAAACAGTCTCAGCCGGATCGGCCCGATTAGGAGATAATATTAAAAATTACTGGAAGAAAAAACGAAACAGTAATTAA
- a CDS encoding nucleotidyltransferase family protein → MKPENKKDISCYSWAGLTLRFLSLPDILRHSVDKMFVLNHIPETDSGIDIRMTLEKDGAFISAMPDWVHRIYTKMEPGEDPYIQYTQENAFVVLLKGVNAGAFSVSFAPYKEISVVSQFSETEKSPLLFNTVLIPALRELLLNQGKALLHAGCVASPAGDAVLIIADSGGGKTSTTISLTRQGFKFISDDLITLSASDQGIIVKGISKPVNLTLKTIGFFPELEYLRLKKERSGDYKIPVDPVQIFKKDGMADQGIVKAVLIPRIARKGPELNKIELHESLPVLMKSHTFAHEAKKNEKSMKILWGLIENSTVYRLKTGNDPDGLGEWLAIQASKGRLGFSYALTKKNKPPKKKGSPGRKLPAPTKFKDSAKWFKGILDFSLGIPETNPQPVPNMDCPAVFHSLWESVKYHRLEPFAARWMTESEYGRSVPLWIDAEQIIADAKNRYQTVCAETVRIHHLLTQRHHDFLFLRGAGFASSYYPDPWLRHSRDIDVVCHADTISDIETLLMDDGYKPIPFRSRDYWISKGELPFQKQNITVEVHWDAYPVMPKVPNPFFSLQNCLDSAVTVPLQDTKIKCLNVNHLFLSSCFHAIWEHQFDRILRMVDIRQILQMNGEQIDWEWVWKHAQAEPHKTVLQHFLCCLQNTVLNDMPEQALKHLKPFAVKKYVNRLVLPWPCLVETGRASRFRRQLYTWMMQRF, encoded by the coding sequence ATGAAACCTGAGAATAAAAAAGATATTTCCTGTTACAGTTGGGCCGGCTTAACTCTTCGATTCTTATCACTGCCGGATATACTCAGACACTCTGTTGATAAAATGTTCGTCTTAAATCATATCCCGGAAACAGACAGCGGCATAGATATAAGAATGACGTTGGAAAAAGATGGGGCGTTTATCAGCGCAATGCCGGACTGGGTACACCGAATTTATACAAAGATGGAGCCAGGGGAAGACCCTTATATCCAATATACACAGGAAAATGCTTTCGTTGTTTTATTAAAGGGAGTTAATGCCGGCGCATTTTCTGTCTCATTTGCACCGTACAAAGAAATTTCGGTTGTTTCTCAGTTTTCTGAAACTGAGAAAAGCCCCTTGTTGTTTAATACTGTTCTGATACCGGCTCTCAGAGAACTGCTTTTAAACCAGGGCAAGGCGCTTCTTCACGCAGGCTGTGTGGCATCTCCTGCCGGAGATGCTGTTTTAATCATAGCGGACAGCGGCGGAGGAAAGACCTCCACAACAATCTCTTTAACGCGTCAGGGGTTCAAATTTATTTCAGATGACCTGATTACCCTGTCCGCATCAGATCAGGGTATTATAGTAAAAGGGATCTCAAAACCGGTGAATCTGACCCTGAAAACCATCGGCTTCTTTCCTGAACTGGAATATCTTAGACTCAAAAAAGAACGATCCGGTGATTATAAAATTCCTGTTGACCCGGTCCAGATTTTTAAAAAGGACGGCATGGCCGATCAGGGAATTGTAAAAGCCGTGCTTATCCCCCGTATCGCACGAAAAGGCCCTGAATTAAATAAAATCGAACTTCACGAAAGCCTGCCCGTTCTCATGAAAAGCCATACTTTTGCCCATGAAGCAAAAAAAAATGAAAAAAGTATGAAAATTTTATGGGGGCTCATAGAAAACAGTACTGTCTACAGATTAAAAACGGGAAATGATCCTGACGGGTTAGGTGAATGGCTGGCCATTCAGGCATCCAAAGGCAGGCTGGGCTTTTCTTATGCATTAACAAAAAAAAATAAGCCCCCCAAGAAAAAAGGATCCCCAGGCCGCAAACTTCCGGCACCAACGAAGTTTAAAGATTCTGCAAAATGGTTTAAGGGTATTCTCGATTTTTCTTTGGGAATACCGGAAACAAACCCGCAGCCAGTCCCCAATATGGACTGCCCTGCTGTATTTCACAGCCTCTGGGAATCGGTAAAATACCACCGCCTGGAACCTTTTGCCGCAAGATGGATGACTGAATCAGAATATGGCCGGTCGGTTCCCCTCTGGATAGATGCGGAACAGATTATTGCGGATGCAAAAAATCGTTACCAGACTGTGTGCGCGGAAACAGTTCGAATCCACCATCTGCTGACACAGCGGCACCATGATTTCTTATTTCTCAGGGGCGCCGGTTTTGCGTCCTCTTATTATCCGGATCCCTGGCTGCGGCACAGCCGGGACATAGATGTTGTCTGCCATGCAGACACTATATCGGACATCGAAACGCTTTTAATGGACGACGGATACAAACCTATACCGTTCCGCAGCAGGGATTACTGGATTTCCAAAGGGGAGTTGCCATTTCAAAAACAGAATATTACTGTGGAAGTTCACTGGGATGCCTATCCCGTAATGCCTAAAGTCCCAAACCCTTTTTTCAGTTTACAAAACTGCCTTGATTCTGCGGTGACGGTTCCGCTCCAGGACACAAAAATAAAATGCCTGAATGTGAACCATCTGTTTTTATCGTCCTGCTTTCATGCCATATGGGAACACCAGTTCGATAGAATACTCAGAATGGTGGATATTCGCCAGATACTTCAAATGAACGGTGAGCAGATAGATTGGGAATGGGTATGGAAACACGCCCAGGCCGAACCGCACAAGACAGTTTTGCAGCATTTTTTGTGCTGCCTGCAAAACACCGTCCTCAATGATATGCCGGAGCAGGCCCTGAAACATTTAAAACCGTTTGCTGTAAAAAAATACGTCAACCGTCTTGTGCTGCCGTGGCCCTGCCTGGTTGAAACCGGCAGGGCAAGCCGGTTCAGACGACAGTTATATACGTGGATGATGCAGCGATTCTAA
- a CDS encoding radical SAM protein has protein sequence MKSIETQTPTNINQTLEIHSVNPVWEKNGNKVRVLFVAVNVTGYYSLPVRILSLMMRNDPLFDDGFDFRFIEFEDREPLDHLFNIIDGLSVDIIGFSVNIWNRDICFKLAKKLKRVNPFLKCIAGGQEVTNSIVDYLGSYPEIDYIVDGEGEIPFSQFLKNWDADRHDILDPETVSGLHYRKNGVSVFSGPSQLVDNLDDIPSPILSGLINPDVKYKLGTMLEGTRGCPFKCSFCFEGGEKRKVRTISLPRLKQEIEFMASRDVKFFHIMDPILCNSNPARLNELADFFDEMNRQYKNIVVSVEAYAHHITPDIAKYLKSFRLIDIGLQTVNPETAKAIHRPWQPEKFKAGLDYLRQIKARFAIYLIRGLPFETFETYIKGMWIVLNENPSQLFFNELLLLNGTELRRRATEYGYTYNESPPYHAQANPWMDEQQFKLSHLIGKDVEKRYNLSARAIHTNAPWIPETSEQFEDVVLIVPKTGCSQDCLGCGRGRNAASSFFNDAVLSKLNTLANRDIEVVLGDCFEKNDLLKLMGQLVLAGSARIKLTAPAHVFGDRQWVDLLVKRGVLHFKTFLSVNSDADLSEKTSIVENFMNQLEHFSIPVELRGYATVTPHFEIVVLHHDKMNPDEYARIAFLAARPFVSVVTVPADTVERKDPGWEKCVYSMIDVAMEKDTWIKLPRKIWHRYFSDQQVDSSVISTLAKLKMVSDESNQPPCFESTKKNLTEKELFCQTF, from the coding sequence ATGAAAAGTATTGAAACACAAACCCCAACGAACATAAATCAGACCCTGGAGATCCATTCTGTCAATCCCGTGTGGGAAAAAAACGGGAACAAGGTGCGTGTACTGTTTGTTGCTGTCAACGTTACAGGATATTACAGCCTTCCGGTAAGAATCCTCTCTCTGATGATGCGTAATGATCCTTTATTTGATGACGGTTTTGATTTCAGATTCATTGAATTTGAGGACAGAGAACCCCTTGATCATTTGTTTAACATCATTGATGGGCTGTCGGTTGATATCATCGGTTTTTCTGTAAATATCTGGAACCGGGATATTTGTTTCAAACTTGCGAAAAAGTTAAAACGAGTCAATCCTTTCCTGAAGTGCATTGCAGGCGGACAGGAGGTGACCAACTCCATTGTTGATTATCTGGGCAGTTATCCCGAGATTGATTATATTGTAGACGGAGAGGGCGAAATACCATTCTCCCAGTTTTTAAAAAACTGGGATGCTGACCGTCATGATATTCTTGATCCAGAAACAGTTTCCGGACTTCATTACAGAAAAAACGGGGTCTCTGTTTTTTCGGGCCCGTCTCAGCTGGTAGATAATCTGGACGACATCCCATCTCCAATCTTATCAGGGTTGATCAACCCTGATGTCAAATACAAACTGGGGACCATGCTTGAGGGAACCCGGGGGTGTCCTTTTAAATGCAGCTTCTGTTTTGAAGGTGGGGAAAAGAGAAAAGTAAGGACCATATCCTTGCCACGCCTTAAGCAGGAAATTGAATTTATGGCGTCAAGGGATGTAAAATTTTTTCATATCATGGATCCCATACTATGCAACAGCAATCCTGCCAGGTTAAATGAACTGGCTGATTTTTTTGATGAAATGAACAGGCAATATAAGAACATCGTAGTGTCTGTGGAAGCGTATGCCCACCATATTACACCTGATATTGCAAAATACCTTAAAAGCTTTCGCCTCATCGATATCGGGTTGCAAACAGTAAATCCGGAGACGGCAAAAGCGATTCACCGACCCTGGCAGCCCGAAAAATTTAAAGCCGGACTTGATTATTTAAGACAGATAAAAGCCCGCTTTGCTATTTACCTGATCCGTGGGCTGCCATTTGAAACTTTTGAAACCTACATAAAGGGCATGTGGATCGTCCTCAATGAAAACCCGTCTCAGCTTTTCTTTAATGAACTTCTGCTATTAAATGGCACTGAACTTCGCAGAAGGGCAACGGAGTATGGCTACACCTATAATGAATCCCCGCCTTATCATGCACAGGCCAATCCGTGGATGGATGAACAGCAGTTCAAGCTGAGCCATCTGATAGGAAAAGATGTTGAGAAAAGATATAATTTGTCAGCCAGGGCGATTCATACCAACGCTCCCTGGATTCCCGAAACATCTGAACAGTTTGAGGATGTTGTTCTCATTGTTCCGAAAACCGGCTGTTCACAAGATTGTCTGGGATGCGGCAGGGGCAGAAACGCGGCGTCCTCATTTTTCAACGATGCCGTCTTGTCTAAATTGAACACACTTGCAAACCGAGATATTGAAGTTGTTCTTGGTGACTGTTTTGAAAAAAACGACCTGCTTAAGCTGATGGGACAGCTGGTGCTGGCGGGAAGTGCCCGGATAAAACTCACAGCACCTGCACATGTTTTTGGGGACAGACAGTGGGTTGACTTGCTTGTCAAAAGAGGTGTCCTGCATTTTAAGACGTTTTTATCCGTAAATAGTGATGCGGATTTGTCAGAAAAAACAAGTATTGTGGAAAATTTTATGAACCAGCTTGAACATTTCAGCATACCTGTTGAATTAAGGGGGTATGCCACTGTAACGCCTCATTTTGAAATTGTGGTTCTGCATCATGACAAAATGAATCCGGATGAATACGCACGTATTGCTTTTCTGGCGGCTCGTCCCTTTGTTTCCGTTGTTACAGTACCGGCAGACACCGTTGAACGCAAAGATCCCGGCTGGGAAAAATGTGTTTACAGCATGATAGATGTGGCGATGGAAAAAGATACCTGGATCAAATTGCCGCGAAAAATATGGCACAGGTATTTTTCAGATCAGCAGGTGGATAGTTCTGTTATCTCAACATTGGCAAAGTTGAAAATGGTCAGTGATGAATCCAACCAACCACCATGCTTTGAATCAACTAAAAAGAATTTGACGGAAAAGGAACTATTTTGCCAAACATTCTGA
- a CDS encoding radical SAM protein, with protein MRKCTFCFARSRIGRSADTKKSRHMSLENIHKVMDFLEKTNDCQLRLLGGEPTLHPEFNRIVKEGLERNFHVHIFSNCMMPDRVVNYLKTLPDKDVSILANVSAQESDTREMKERVERTLEQLGEKITVGITVPSPQFEYKFLFDMINKYKLRRRIRVGIAQPIVGTSNEFLRPSMYREVGTAIVKMALDSYAQDILIGFDCGLTLCMFSEMEIGTLAKKSEGFTMLCDPIIDIGPELDVWNCFPLSEVLNTKLDMFKTINEITAFYNKRLRPYRDFGCMVECASCVHLKHGICKGGCLAHAINSFNKLPPRTVDAI; from the coding sequence ATGAGGAAATGCACGTTTTGTTTTGCCCGGTCCAGAATTGGTCGGTCTGCCGATACCAAAAAGTCACGCCACATGTCCCTGGAAAATATCCACAAAGTCATGGATTTTCTAGAAAAAACCAATGACTGCCAACTCAGGCTCCTGGGCGGGGAACCCACACTGCACCCGGAATTTAACCGCATTGTAAAAGAAGGTCTTGAAAGAAATTTCCATGTCCATATTTTTTCAAATTGCATGATGCCGGATCGTGTTGTCAATTATCTTAAAACCCTCCCTGACAAGGACGTCTCAATCCTTGCAAACGTTTCTGCCCAGGAAAGCGATACCAGGGAGATGAAGGAACGTGTTGAACGAACCTTAGAACAACTGGGTGAAAAAATAACTGTGGGTATTACCGTTCCTTCGCCTCAGTTTGAATATAAATTCCTCTTTGACATGATCAATAAATATAAATTAAGGCGGCGGATACGGGTCGGCATTGCACAACCGATCGTGGGAACCTCCAATGAATTCCTTCGGCCGTCAATGTACCGGGAAGTCGGCACGGCCATTGTGAAGATGGCCCTTGACAGCTACGCGCAGGATATTCTGATCGGGTTTGACTGCGGTCTTACGTTGTGTATGTTTTCTGAAATGGAAATCGGAACCCTGGCAAAGAAAAGTGAAGGATTTACCATGCTGTGCGATCCTATTATTGATATTGGTCCCGAGCTTGATGTCTGGAACTGTTTTCCTTTGTCTGAAGTCCTCAATACCAAACTGGATATGTTCAAGACAATAAATGAGATCACGGCATTTTATAATAAACGCCTGCGGCCCTACAGGGATTTTGGCTGTATGGTCGAATGTGCCTCATGCGTCCATCTTAAACACGGAATATGCAAAGGAGGATGCCTGGCCCATGCCATCAATTCATTCAACAAATTGCCTCCCAGAACAGTTGATGCGATTTAG
- the asnB gene encoding asparagine synthase (glutamine-hydrolyzing): protein MCGIAGIFIKSGGYCDNLQGDLEAMLKKIDHRGPDSKGTFIQNPIALGVTRLAIMDPVQRSDQPITSVCGRFTIAFNGEIYNFRKLRTDLIRQGEAFATQSDTEVLLSLYKHKGSKCLSLLRGMFAFAIWDRVSRKLFIARDRVGEKPLYYFEDSNVFIFASEIPAILSCQEVPRRIDPVGINLAMSCMHAIAPRTAFKDIKKLPPAHYMEISWDGTKTTTKATKYWSCTFDPSSQFSDETQCIEEIQSCFDQTVSLMCESDVPVGALLSGGIDSSSVVSSMGRNIKNFPTFRISSLEDTPANAQEALSSRLVSDRYHTRHFEFNIQSDDFSVMEKVIHHHGEPIATPVPMDAYLISKEIGKVTKVAFCGAGGDELFGGYFDHSLMYLWGHYLDKWTNADGILSFPENGGTEEEKFALNFLRRHAKDHPERVFPSFRFTQLDLQKKIYTPHMLACCQALTPAEICASAFMESGADNLFDGLLAQHLNCVCQYSFAEINDRMGMAHGVEIRSPFLDVNMIELATKIPSRFKLGNNIHDPIPKNILKKAMADRLPEATLKCTKIGFGGTVPYGKWIQDDSAKFIEAKLFSGALADCGLFDPAGIKQLYTLYKCGARMDRDLFIGLISVAIWLETYF from the coding sequence ATGTGTGGCATAGCAGGAATTTTCATAAAAAGCGGCGGGTACTGCGATAACCTTCAAGGTGACTTGGAGGCCATGCTAAAAAAAATTGACCACCGGGGACCTGACAGTAAAGGCACCTTCATACAAAATCCCATTGCACTTGGTGTCACCCGCCTTGCCATAATGGATCCTGTACAGCGATCTGATCAGCCAATCACTTCAGTATGCGGGCGTTTTACCATTGCATTTAACGGCGAGATATACAATTTCCGCAAACTTCGCACAGATCTTATTCGGCAGGGAGAGGCATTTGCCACCCAAAGCGACACCGAGGTCCTTTTATCATTATATAAGCATAAGGGATCGAAATGTCTTTCTCTTTTGCGGGGCATGTTTGCATTTGCAATATGGGACAGGGTATCCCGGAAACTGTTCATTGCCCGGGACAGGGTGGGAGAAAAACCGCTTTACTACTTTGAAGACAGCAACGTGTTCATTTTTGCCTCTGAAATTCCAGCCATTCTGTCATGTCAGGAAGTGCCAAGGCGTATTGATCCGGTGGGAATAAATCTGGCAATGTCCTGTATGCACGCCATCGCCCCAAGAACCGCATTCAAGGATATAAAAAAACTTCCCCCGGCCCATTATATGGAAATTTCGTGGGACGGCACTAAGACAACCACTAAGGCAACAAAGTACTGGTCCTGCACCTTTGATCCGTCAAGCCAATTTTCGGATGAAACACAATGTATTGAAGAAATTCAAAGCTGTTTTGATCAGACGGTTTCCCTGATGTGTGAATCCGATGTCCCGGTGGGGGCTCTTTTATCCGGCGGCATCGATTCCAGCTCAGTTGTCTCATCCATGGGCAGGAATATAAAAAATTTTCCAACTTTTCGTATCAGTTCATTGGAAGACACCCCGGCAAATGCACAGGAAGCTCTTTCTTCCAGGCTTGTATCAGATAGATACCATACAAGGCATTTTGAATTTAATATTCAATCCGATGACTTTTCTGTGATGGAAAAGGTGATTCATCACCATGGAGAACCAATCGCCACCCCTGTTCCCATGGATGCCTACCTGATTTCAAAAGAAATTGGAAAGGTAACTAAAGTCGCGTTTTGCGGTGCCGGAGGGGATGAGCTGTTCGGCGGGTATTTTGACCATTCGCTGATGTATCTGTGGGGCCATTATCTTGACAAATGGACAAACGCTGACGGAATCCTCTCTTTTCCGGAAAATGGGGGTACAGAGGAGGAAAAATTTGCCCTGAATTTTTTACGCAGGCACGCCAAGGATCATCCGGAACGAGTTTTTCCATCCTTTCGATTCACTCAGTTGGATCTTCAAAAAAAAATATATACGCCCCACATGTTGGCGTGTTGCCAGGCGCTGACACCTGCAGAAATTTGCGCCAGTGCCTTCATGGAAAGCGGGGCTGACAACTTATTTGACGGTTTATTGGCCCAGCATTTGAACTGCGTATGCCAGTACAGCTTTGCCGAGATCAACGACAGAATGGGAATGGCGCACGGGGTTGAAATCCGTTCTCCGTTCCTTGATGTTAATATGATTGAGTTGGCCACAAAGATCCCTTCCCGCTTTAAATTGGGCAACAATATTCATGATCCCATTCCCAAAAACATATTAAAAAAAGCCATGGCGGACAGGCTGCCTGAAGCCACCTTGAAATGCACGAAAATTGGGTTCGGCGGAACGGTTCCCTATGGGAAATGGATTCAGGATGACAGCGCCAAGTTTATTGAAGCAAAACTTTTTTCAGGTGCCCTGGCCGATTGCGGATTATTCGATCCTGCCGGAATCAAGCAGTTGTACACATTATATAAATGTGGTGCCCGAATGGACAGAGATCTTTTTATCGGGCTCATCTCAGTTGCCATATGGCTGGAAACCTATTTTTAA
- a CDS encoding HD domain-containing phosphohydrolase — protein MTETYKNPYSAQLVPAKNIIDIVRALTAEKDINRLLEMILDEALRISTADAGTLYIVNKQATHLDFAFVRNKSLGVNSKYHKDMGELPSVPLYFRNGSPNMINISSCAALTGKTFNIENIYNSKEFKFSGARAYDEKTGYRSQSMLVIPMFNHENTIIGVLQLLNATNQETGEVVSFDQGLTGVAFALASLAATALNNRQLIAGLKHLFDSFIKSIAAAVDEKSPYTGGHITRVVELVRLIAQGINTETTGAFADFGFTADELEELKIAAWMHDVGKITTPEYVVNKSTKLETLRDGIHTVRLRFRLVAQELESMTWKKMATGSEHGEKPCQDEIKRVEDELQREKERLESDLEFVCQCNTGKFFMEDHHLQRLEEIASRRVFPGQMPLLTTEEMENLTIRKGNLTQNERQIIENHVIVTQKILNELPFPRSLHNVPKIASAHHEKLDGSGYPDGKDAAELNLATRIMAIADIFEALTAADRPYKHPMPLSKALDILDFMEKDGHIDKDIVRLFREKRLFAPYAEQYLKPEQVDI, from the coding sequence ATGACCGAAACATATAAAAATCCATACAGTGCTCAACTTGTACCTGCAAAAAACATCATTGACATCGTCCGCGCCCTGACTGCGGAAAAAGATATTAATCGACTTTTGGAGATGATCCTTGACGAGGCCTTGCGCATCAGCACGGCCGATGCCGGCACCCTTTACATTGTCAACAAACAGGCCACCCACCTGGATTTTGCCTTTGTCCGAAACAAAAGCCTGGGAGTAAATTCAAAATACCACAAAGATATGGGCGAACTGCCCTCCGTCCCTTTATATTTCAGAAATGGCTCTCCCAACATGATCAACATATCCTCCTGTGCCGCTTTGACAGGAAAAACATTTAATATTGAAAATATTTACAATTCCAAGGAGTTTAAATTTTCAGGAGCCAGAGCATATGATGAAAAAACCGGATACCGGTCGCAATCCATGCTGGTCATTCCCATGTTCAACCATGAGAACACCATTATAGGTGTTCTTCAGCTTTTAAATGCCACCAACCAGGAGACTGGAGAAGTGGTTTCCTTTGACCAGGGACTGACCGGTGTGGCCTTTGCCCTGGCGTCCCTTGCTGCCACAGCCCTGAACAACCGGCAGCTTATAGCCGGCTTAAAACATCTCTTTGATTCGTTTATCAAAAGCATTGCCGCAGCTGTTGATGAAAAATCGCCATACACCGGCGGCCATATTACACGGGTAGTGGAGCTGGTCCGCCTCATTGCCCAGGGAATAAATACCGAAACAACAGGGGCCTTTGCCGACTTCGGATTCACGGCCGATGAGCTTGAAGAACTAAAAATTGCGGCCTGGATGCACGATGTGGGCAAAATTACCACCCCGGAATATGTGGTGAACAAAAGCACTAAACTTGAAACTCTTCGAGACGGTATCCATACGGTTCGTCTGCGCTTCCGGCTTGTTGCCCAGGAACTGGAAAGCATGACATGGAAAAAGATGGCCACAGGCTCTGAGCATGGTGAAAAGCCTTGTCAGGATGAAATCAAACGGGTTGAAGATGAGCTTCAAAGAGAAAAAGAGCGCCTTGAGTCTGACCTTGAATTTGTATGCCAATGCAATACCGGTAAATTTTTCATGGAGGATCATCACCTCCAGCGACTTGAAGAGATCGCCTCACGCCGGGTTTTCCCAGGACAAATGCCCCTTCTGACAACCGAAGAGATGGAGAACTTAACCATAAGGAAGGGCAACCTGACCCAAAATGAACGACAAATCATTGAAAACCATGTGATCGTTACCCAAAAGATTTTAAATGAACTTCCCTTTCCACGAAGTCTTCATAATGTACCCAAAATTGCGTCTGCCCATCACGAAAAACTGGACGGTTCAGGATACCCTGACGGAAAAGACGCTGCTGAACTGAATCTTGCCACCCGGATTATGGCCATTGCCGACATATTCGAGGCCCTGACAGCGGCAGACCGCCCCTACAAGCACCCCATGCCCCTGTCAAAGGCACTGGATATTTTGGATTTCATGGAAAAGGACGGCCATATTGATAAAGATATTGTCCGGCTTTTCAGGGAGAAAAGACTGTTTGCGCCCTATGCGGAACAGTACCTTAAGCCGGAACAAGTGGATATATGA